The following proteins come from a genomic window of Pseudomonadota bacterium:
- a CDS encoding (2Fe-2S)-binding protein, whose translation MEKRLLTLNVNGQDYELYINPKTLLVEAIRDYIGLTGTKRGCDTVSCGACTVMINGMAVKSCSVLAMQAEGFQITTVEGLEVNGELAPIQKAFIDNGSYQCGFCAPGMIMSAQALLNENKSPTEWEIKEGIEGNICRCTGYNSIVRAIDGAAKGKYTEAKP comes from the coding sequence TGGAAAAGAGATTATTAACGCTCAATGTAAACGGGCAGGATTATGAGTTATATATAAATCCGAAAACACTTTTAGTGGAAGCAATAAGAGATTATATAGGTTTAACCGGAACAAAAAGGGGATGCGATACGGTATCATGCGGAGCATGCACAGTGATGATCAATGGTATGGCCGTAAAGTCATGTTCGGTGCTTGCAATGCAGGCCGAAGGCTTTCAGATAACCACCGTTGAAGGGCTGGAAGTAAACGGTGAGCTGGCGCCTATTCAGAAGGCATTCATTGATAATGGCTCCTATCAGTGTGGTTTTTGTGCCCCCGGTATGATTATGTCTGCACAGGCATTACTCAATGAGAACAAGAGTCCCACCGAATGGGAGATTAAGGAAGGCATTGAAGGAAATATCTGCCGCTGCACTGGCTACAACAGCATCGTCCGGGCAATAGATGGGGCGGCAAAAGGTAAATATACGGAGGCTAAACCATGA
- a CDS encoding xanthine dehydrogenase family protein molybdopterin-binding subunit: MNKYTVINPHSKFTVLNTHVHNIDGVAKVTGRAEYTFDIKLPGMLYGKILRSPHPHAKILNIDYSRALEIPGVYGVVTGKDTLGVKQGIWRRYKDLCDEQILPVDKVRYIGEPVAAVAAITEEIAEKALDYIDVEYEVLQGVYEPLDAIKKDAPEIHEGFERNINVTRHIEWGEVEEAFDEAEYVREDWFKCGGQAHMCMETRAAVSSYTPEKKMTIYSSNQSAYYMQALMAGVLGMREGDIRILAQYVGGGFGGKFELDGAIFCSAILSMKLFRPVKIVYTREEDFIATKRRTPMFYYVRTGVKKDGTFCAREAKVFTNGGAYTGMGATALYLTGFFHSFPYRWKGYRYDGYRVYTNTLPSTSMRGFGAPQAMWCSEQQIEWIAADLGLDPIDMRRKNSHYEGYEVPGQATIASCGIDQCYDEIRQWIASKGTLPANRSIGISACGFMSGGIFNWFDTPYSFSSAVVTLNQDGTVELHVGAQEIGQGSNTTMAIICAEALGVKVTDIKVHSGDTDHCPADLGAWGSRQTLMTGNAVKMAAESAKKQLLEFAYAQSGLNIVYDLDIKDGWVHAIARPERGEEFVQLVRKALRGKDGQRIIGRGYYTPHRKGMISPAYSYMLQGVEVEVDEETGKIKLIDSMTAHDCGQPINHLGLIGQLEGAFSMAAGYGYLEYMPYEDGKLMNPNLVDYKMIRATEMPPANIAEIDTYEPEGPYGAKEAGEGLTNPTAAAIGNALFHRFGIQMKECPVRPEMILDALKEKKEKEAQGK, from the coding sequence ATGAACAAATACACCGTAATAAACCCACACTCAAAATTCACGGTACTCAACACCCACGTTCATAATATAGACGGCGTAGCAAAGGTGACCGGCAGGGCAGAATATACCTTCGACATTAAGTTGCCCGGTATGCTCTATGGTAAAATATTACGCAGCCCGCACCCTCACGCAAAGATCCTGAATATTGATTACAGCAGGGCACTGGAAATTCCCGGTGTATATGGCGTTGTAACCGGTAAGGACACCCTGGGGGTTAAACAGGGTATATGGCGGCGCTACAAAGACCTCTGCGATGAGCAGATACTGCCTGTCGATAAGGTCCGCTACATCGGTGAGCCTGTTGCAGCAGTGGCCGCGATAACAGAAGAGATTGCAGAAAAGGCCCTTGATTATATTGATGTTGAATACGAAGTGCTTCAAGGGGTATATGAACCTCTCGATGCTATAAAGAAGGACGCACCTGAAATCCATGAAGGATTTGAACGTAATATCAATGTTACCCGCCATATCGAGTGGGGCGAAGTGGAAGAAGCATTTGATGAAGCTGAATATGTCAGGGAAGACTGGTTCAAGTGCGGCGGTCAGGCGCATATGTGTATGGAAACCCGCGCAGCCGTGTCAAGCTACACACCTGAAAAAAAGATGACCATCTATTCATCCAACCAGTCCGCTTATTATATGCAGGCACTCATGGCCGGCGTACTCGGCATGAGAGAAGGTGATATACGAATTCTTGCTCAGTATGTTGGCGGCGGTTTTGGCGGCAAATTCGAACTCGATGGAGCAATCTTCTGCAGCGCCATTCTCTCCATGAAGCTCTTCAGACCGGTTAAGATCGTCTATACAAGAGAAGAGGATTTCATTGCTACGAAGCGTCGTACCCCCATGTTCTACTATGTCCGCACCGGCGTGAAAAAGGACGGCACCTTCTGTGCACGTGAAGCCAAGGTATTCACCAATGGCGGCGCATACACAGGCATGGGCGCAACAGCCCTTTACCTTACAGGCTTTTTCCACTCTTTCCCTTACAGATGGAAGGGCTACCGCTATGACGGCTACAGGGTCTACACAAATACGTTACCATCTACATCAATGCGCGGTTTCGGCGCTCCCCAGGCCATGTGGTGTTCGGAACAGCAGATCGAATGGATCGCCGCTGATCTTGGCCTTGATCCCATCGACATGAGAAGGAAGAACTCCCACTATGAAGGCTACGAAGTGCCGGGTCAGGCCACAATCGCAAGCTGCGGTATTGATCAGTGCTACGATGAAATCAGACAATGGATCGCATCAAAAGGCACATTACCGGCAAACAGATCTATCGGTATCTCTGCATGCGGTTTTATGTCGGGCGGTATCTTCAACTGGTTTGACACCCCATACTCCTTTTCGTCCGCTGTGGTCACCCTCAATCAGGACGGAACTGTCGAGCTGCATGTAGGCGCGCAGGAAATAGGCCAGGGTTCAAATACGACAATGGCCATCATTTGCGCAGAAGCGCTTGGCGTCAAAGTAACAGATATAAAGGTACATTCCGGCGATACCGATCACTGCCCTGCCGACCTTGGTGCATGGGGCTCCAGGCAGACACTTATGACAGGTAACGCAGTAAAGATGGCAGCAGAAAGTGCAAAGAAACAGCTTCTTGAGTTTGCATACGCACAGTCAGGATTAAACATCGTATATGACCTTGACATAAAAGACGGATGGGTACATGCCATTGCCCGGCCGGAAAGAGGTGAAGAATTTGTTCAATTAGTAAGGAAGGCGCTCCGCGGTAAAGACGGTCAGAGGATTATCGGCAGAGGTTATTATACGCCTCACCGTAAAGGTATGATCTCCCCGGCATACAGTTACATGCTTCAGGGGGTTGAAGTGGAGGTTGATGAGGAAACAGGCAAGATCAAGCTTATCGATAGCATGACAGCCCACGACTGCGGGCAGCCAATCAACCATCTCGGACTTATCGGCCAACTCGAAGGCGCATTCTCCATGGCTGCCGGCTACGGCTACCTTGAATACATGCCCTATGAAGATGGAAAATTAATGAACCCGAATCTGGTGGATTATAAGATGATCCGTGCCACAGAGATGCCGCCGGCAAACATTGCCGAGATTGACACATATGAGCCGGAAGGACCTTATGGCGCAAAAGAAGCAGGTGAAGGCCTTACCAACCCTACTGCTGCAGCAATAGGCAATGCGCTTTTCCATCGTTTTGGCATTCAGATGAAAGAATGCCCTGTACGGCCTGAGATGATTCTCGATGCTTTAAAGGAAAAGAAAGAGAAAGAAGCACAAGGGAAATAA
- a CDS encoding SRPBCC domain-containing protein, whose protein sequence is MVIEGSFTVDAPIDKLFDFMLQPESIMTCIPGTESVRIIDDNSYECIVKQKVGIITAKLKFVNRMTKIEKPTHLEIQGEGEDVTKLGHFKNKTTVDLKEVSPGTVEVKYVSDVSIVGKLAMFGDRIMRAKAKDVEKDFTKNLKEKLKAIA, encoded by the coding sequence ATGGTTATTGAGGGAAGTTTTACGGTAGACGCACCAATTGATAAATTGTTTGATTTTATGCTGCAACCTGAAAGTATCATGACATGCATACCGGGAACAGAGTCTGTCAGGATTATTGACGATAATTCCTATGAATGTATTGTAAAGCAGAAGGTCGGCATTATTACAGCAAAACTGAAATTTGTAAACAGGATGACAAAGATTGAGAAACCGACACACCTTGAGATTCAAGGTGAAGGTGAAGATGTAACAAAGCTCGGTCACTTTAAAAACAAGACCACTGTAGATTTGAAAGAAGTGTCTCCGGGCACGGTTGAAGTTAAATATGTATCAGATGTCAGCATTGTCGGAAAGCTTGCCATGTTCGGCGACAGGATTATGAGGGCAAAGGCAAAAGATGTGGAAAAGGATTTCACAAAAAACCTTAAGGAAAAGCTAAAAGCAATAGCATAA